The sequence TACAAATCTTTTTATAATCAAGTTAGGACACAAGAAAGGGGCCGCATACCATGTCGAACCTGTTTTACAAGCCGGAGGGGGCTTGGGTGGGAGATCTTATTCCCTTTTACAAAGACGGTACATTCCGGTTGTTCTATCTCCATGATTGGAGGGAGAATAAGAGCATTCACGGAGAAGGAACCTCCTGGTTTGAGCTCCGCACAAGCGATTTCGTGCGCTACGAGGAAAAAGGTGAAATGCTGAAGCATGGAAGCGTCAGCGAGCAAGATTTGAACTGTTATACCGGTTCCATCATCGAAGCCGAAGGCGAATTCCATCTGTTCTACACGGGGCTGAATCCGTACCCGGACTTCACGGAGGACGGCGAGCCGCTCCAATGTGTCATGCACGCCGTGAGCAGAGACATGGAGTCGTGGCGGAAAATTCCCGAGGACACCTTCTATTCGGACGGGATTCAATATGAGAGGCATGACTGGCGCGATCCTTTCGTGTTCTGGAACGAAGAGGCGAAAGAATACTGGATGCTGCTCGCCGCAAGGAACAAGGAAGGCCCGTCCCGGCGCCGGGGGTGCATCGCGTTGTGCGTTTCCAAGGATCTTAAGAAATGGGAAATCCGCAAGCCTTTCTGGGACCCGAAAATGTACATTACCCATGAGTGCCCGGACTTGTTCCGGATCGGGGATTGGTGGTATCTGGTGTATTCCACGTTTTCGGACCGGTTCGTCACCCATTACCGGATGAGCAAATCGCTCAGCGGGCCTTGGACGGCGCCGAGGAATGACGCGTTTGACGCCAGGGCGTTCTATGCCGCGAAAACATGGAGCGACGGAAACCGGCGGTACGCGTTCGGCTGGGACCCCAGCAAGGAGAAGGAGGACGATTACGGGGACTGGCAGTGGGCCGGCAATTTGGTCGTGCACGAGGTCGTTCAGGAACCGGACGGCACGTTAACGGTGCGAATACCAGAGACCGTATCCCGGCATTTTGCAAATAGGCAGGCTGCCGAGTGGGGCTCACGGCTCGGGGAGTGGAAGGTGTCCGAGGGGCGCATCTCTGCGGAGGCTGACGAAACTTTCTCCTGCATCTCGGCCGGCTCCATGCCCGAAACCTGCATGATTTCGGCCC is a genomic window of Paenibacillus durus ATCC 35681 containing:
- a CDS encoding family 43 glycosylhydrolase, whose amino-acid sequence is MSNLFYKPEGAWVGDLIPFYKDGTFRLFYLHDWRENKSIHGEGTSWFELRTSDFVRYEEKGEMLKHGSVSEQDLNCYTGSIIEAEGEFHLFYTGLNPYPDFTEDGEPLQCVMHAVSRDMESWRKIPEDTFYSDGIQYERHDWRDPFVFWNEEAKEYWMLLAARNKEGPSRRRGCIALCVSKDLKKWEIRKPFWDPKMYITHECPDLFRIGDWWYLVYSTFSDRFVTHYRMSKSLSGPWTAPRNDAFDARAFYAAKTWSDGNRRYAFGWDPSKEKEDDYGDWQWAGNLVVHEVVQEPDGTLTVRIPETVSRHFANRQAAEWGSRLGEWKVSEGRISAEADETFSCISAGSMPETCMISARLSFSEGTRSCGIMLRANEDLDEAYYVRLEPIHNRLVFDMWPRRVKGEAQWHINGDRPHAVELEVPIELQAGKAYDIRIVVENSVCVVYLADRVAMTTRLYNLKTGSWGCFVQEGRAQFGQASLSVPSEQEVK